Proteins found in one Zea mays cultivar B73 chromosome 1, Zm-B73-REFERENCE-NAM-5.0, whole genome shotgun sequence genomic segment:
- the LOC103643815 gene encoding uncharacterized protein — protein sequence MLKAAKQQSGSTWNEKRNMVEGPPALWENLMVTFPKIKKFNNNKATFPLFDALGELYDGHLAEGIWNCTSLEAPQEEEPNEQLQDAEDGPQGFDLNVVHDVDDEVDDALTERNEDMLQGRANTLSRDEESGQRRPAASRNKQEKEPKKPRKTDNIENMMNKYLEMRSKQVEDEAAREKEAREKETREKEATQSEDFSIKRCISVLNIMEEVTKLEKAKAYSVFTKSKENRETFICACEADQESALFWLRNEMA from the exons ATGCTCAAAGCAGCAAAGCAACAGAGTGGGTCCACCTGGAATGAGAAAAGGAATATGGTTGAAGGACCACCAGCTTTGTGGGAGAATCTCATGGTG ACATTTCCTAAAATCAAGAAGTTTAACAACAACAAGGCAACCTTCCCGCTCTTTGATGCTTTGGGAGAGCTTTATGATG GACACTTGGCTGAAGGGATTTGGAATTGCACTTCTCTTGAGGCACCGCAAGAGGAAGAACCGAATGAGCAACTTCAGGATGCAGAAGATGGACCACAAGGCTTTGATCTGAATGTTGTTCATGATGTAGATGATGAAGTTGATGATGCACTCACTGAAAGGAATGAAGATATGCTTCAAGGAAGGGCTAATACTCTGTCACGAGATGAAGAAAGTGGACAGCGAAGACCTGCTGCGTCAAGAAACAAGCAAGAAAAGGAACCAAAGAAGCCTAGAAAGACTGATAACATAGAAAATATGATGAACAAATACCTAGAAATGAGGAGCAAGCAAGTAGAAGATGAAGCTGCAAGAGAAAAGGAAGCAAGAGAAAAGGAGACAAGAGAAAAGGAGGCAACTCAAAGTGAAGATTTCTCCATCAAAAGGTGCATATCAGTTCTAAACATAATGGAAGAAGTGACCAAACTGGAGAAGGCAAAAGCATATTCAGTCTTCACCAAGAGCAAAGAGAATAGAGAGACTTTCATATGTGCATGTGAAGCAGATCAAGAATCAGCTTTGTTTTGGCTAAGAAATGAGATGGCTTAG
- the LOC100273339 gene encoding uncharacterized protein LOC100273339: MVFGGDRAMGAAPGADAASTMRFALHVVRGRWFMFFASILIMAAAGGTYIFAIYSKAIKTSLGYDQQTLNTLSFFKDVGANVGILPGLINEVTPPWVVLACGAGMNLVGYLMIYLAISGRTARPPVWLMCVYIAVGANSQSFANTGSLVTAVKNFPEDRGVVLGLLKGFVGLSGAIFTQLYRAIYGTDNDGTDLVLLMAWLPAAISLVFIPTIRIMPRNTAARGERKAFFLFLYASIVLAVYLLVMNVVELEVIHFPKPAYYVTAVVLLLLIFFPIVIVVKQELKTYLAPPEPATAAATSAAIVTITVNEKTRASSNNVAPESTDHRHQATAAAAANDDADSSPSCFQDVFRPPARGQDYTILQALFSVDMLVLFVATICGIGGTLTAVDNMGQIGQSLGYPQRSITTFVSLVSIWNYAGRVVAGFASEYVLARYKVPRPLALTVVLLLACVGHALIAFGVNNGLYAASVILGFCFGAQWPLLFAIISEVFGLKYYSTLYNFGAVASPVGSYILNVRIAGRMYDREALRQGGQRGKDLTCIGVRCFRESFLIITGVTLLGALVSLLLAWRTRNFYRGDLYGRFREVGMVGATAGGANDRKVHEAEASTSGGASDSDTKDTSSSETVNGSKV, from the coding sequence ATGGTGTTCGGCGGCGACCGTGCCATGGGAGCGGCCCCCGGCGCCGACGCCGCAAGCACGATGCGGTTCGCGTTGCACGTCGTGCGCGGGCGGTGGTTCATGTTCTTCGCGTCCATCCTGATCATGGCGGCAGCCGGCGGCACGTACATATTCGCCATCTATTCCAAGGCGATCAAGACGTCGCTCGGGTACGACCAGCAGACGCTTAACACGCTGAGCTTCTTCAAGGACGTGGGCGCCAACGTGGGCATCCTGCCCGGGCTCATCAACGAGGTCACCCCGCCGTGGGTGGTGCTGGCCTGCGGCGCCGGCATGAACCTGGTGGGCTACCTCATGATCTACCTGGCCATCTCCGGTCGCACGGCGCGGCCGCCCGTGTGGCTGATGTGCGTCTACATCGCCGTCGGCGCCAACTCGCAGTCGTTCGCCAACACCGGCTCGCTCGTCACCGCCGTGAAGAACTTCCCCGAGGACCGCGGCGTGGTGCTCGGCCTGCTCAAGGGGTTCGTCGGCCTCAGCGGCGCCATCTTCACCCAGCTGTACCGCGCCATCTACGGCACCGACAACGACGGCACCGACCTGGTGCTGCTCATGGCGTGGCTCCCCGCTGCCATATCGCTCGTCTTCATCCCCACCATCCGCATCATGCCGCGGAACACCGCCGCGCGCGGGGAGCGCAAAGCCTTCTTCCTCTTCCTCTACGCCTCCATCGTGCTGGCAGTGTACTTGCTCGTCATGAACGTCGTTGAGCTGGAGGTGATCCACTTCCCGAAGCCGGCGTACTACGTCACGGCCGTGGTGCTTCTCCTTCTCATCTTCTTCCCGATCGTCATCGTCGTGAAGCAAGAACTGAAGACGTACCTTGCGCCGCCGGAGCCGGCGACAGCAGCAGCAACCTCCGCCGCCATCGTGACGATCACCGTAAACGAGAAGACGCGGGCGTCGAGCAATAACGTGGCACCGGAGTCGACCGATCATCGTCATCAGGccacggccgccgccgccgccaacgACGACGCAGACAGCTCGCCGTCCTGCTTCCAGGACGTGTTCCGGCCGCCCGCGCGGGGCCAAGACTACACCATCCTGCAGGCCCTGTTCAGCGTGGACATGCTGGTCCTGTTCGTGGCCACCATCTGCGGCATCGGCGGCACGCTGACGGCGGTGGACAACATGGGGCAGATCGGGCAGTCGCTGGGGTACCCGCAGCGGTCCATCACAACGTTTGTGTCCCTGGTGAGCATCTGGAACTACGCCGGGCGCGTGGTGGCCGGGTTCGCCTCCGAGTACGTGCTGGCCCGGTACAAGGTGCCTCGGCCGCTGGCGCTCACGGTGGTGCTCCTCCTGGCGTGCGTGGGCCACGCGCTGATCGCCTTCGGCGTCAACAATGGGTTGTACGCGGCGTCCGTGATCCTGGGCTTCTGCTTCGGCGCGCAGTGGCCACTGCTGTTCGCCATCATCTCCGAGGTGTTCGGGCTCAAGTACTACTCCACGCTCTACAACTTCGGCGCCGTGGCCAGCCCCGTGGGCTCCTACATCCTCAACGTCCGCATCGCCGGCCGCATGTACGACCGCGAGGCACTCCGGCAGGGCGGGCAGCGGGGAAAGGACCTCACCTGCATCGGCGTGCGCTGCTTCAGGGAGTCGTTCCTCATCATCACCGGCGTCACGTTACTGGGCGCGCTCGTGTCGCTGCTGCTGGCGTGGAGGACGAGGAACTTCTACCGTGGCGACCTTTACGGACGGTTCAGAGAGGTCGGCATGGTCGGAGCGACTGCCGGAGGAGCAAATGACAGAAAGGTGCATGAGGCCGAGGCGAGCACCAGCGGTGGTGCCAGTGACTCTGACACCAAGGACACTAGTAGCAGTGAGACCGTTAATGGCAGTAAGGTCTGA